A genomic region of Bacteroides acidifaciens contains the following coding sequences:
- a CDS encoding ATP-binding cassette domain-containing protein: MIAVENLSFTYRKSKREVLRDFSLSFKSGRVYGLLGKNGAGKSTLLYLMSGLLTPKSGRVMFHDTDVRRRLPVTLQDMFLVPEEFELPSVSLVSYVELNSPFYPRFNKEEMIKYLHCFEMDIDIDLGSLSMGQKKKVFMSFALATNTSLLLMDEPTNGLDIPGKSQFRKFIASGMSDEKTIVISTHQVRDIDKVLDHVLIMDESRVLLDESTSEICDKLYFVESDNRELAKSALFAIPTIQGNHLILPNVEKEESEINLELLFNATLAAPEEIARLFHTQK; encoded by the coding sequence ATGATTGCAGTAGAAAATCTTTCATTTACTTATCGCAAATCAAAGCGTGAGGTACTTCGAGACTTTTCTCTTTCATTCAAATCCGGCAGGGTGTATGGACTGTTGGGAAAGAATGGTGCCGGAAAGTCCACTCTTCTTTATTTGATGTCCGGGTTATTGACGCCTAAAAGCGGCAGGGTGATGTTTCATGATACGGACGTTCGTCGCCGGTTGCCGGTAACTTTGCAGGATATGTTCTTGGTTCCCGAGGAATTTGAATTGCCTTCGGTGTCTTTGGTCAGTTATGTGGAGCTGAACAGTCCTTTCTATCCTCGTTTTAACAAGGAGGAGATGATTAAGTATCTTCATTGTTTTGAGATGGATATTGATATTGATCTCGGATCGCTGTCTATGGGACAGAAAAAGAAGGTGTTCATGAGTTTCGCGCTTGCTACGAATACGTCGCTTTTGCTGATGGACGAACCGACCAATGGGTTGGACATTCCCGGAAAAAGCCAGTTCCGTAAGTTTATCGCGTCGGGCATGTCGGATGAAAAAACGATTGTGATTTCCACGCATCAGGTACGTGATATAGATAAGGTGCTCGACCATGTGTTGATTATGGATGAAAGCCGTGTGTTGCTGGATGAATCGACAAGTGAAATCTGCGACAAACTTTACTTTGTGGAGAGTGACAACCGAGAGTTGGCGAAGAGTGCTCTCTTTGCGATTCCTACAATTCAAGGTAACCATCTGATACTTCCCAATGTGGAGAAAGAAGAATCGGAGATTAACCTGGAACTTCTCTTTAATGCTACATTGGCTGCTCCTGAAGAGATAGCCCGATTGTTTCACACTCAAAAATAA
- a CDS encoding GntR family transcriptional regulator: MNFKESKAIYLQIADRICDEILLGQYPEEERVPSVREYAAIVEVNANTVMRSFDYLQVQNIIYNKRGIGYFVALGAKEMIHSLRKEIFLKEELEYFFRQLYTLDIPMKEIEAMYREFIKKQK; this comes from the coding sequence ATGAATTTTAAAGAAAGTAAAGCCATTTATTTACAAATTGCAGATAGAATCTGTGATGAGATATTGCTGGGGCAGTATCCGGAAGAAGAACGTGTCCCTTCGGTCAGAGAATATGCTGCTATTGTAGAGGTGAATGCCAATACGGTGATGCGTTCTTTTGATTATCTCCAGGTACAGAATATTATTTATAATAAACGCGGTATAGGATATTTTGTAGCATTGGGGGCTAAGGAAATGATTCATTCTCTTCGCAAAGAAATCTTTTTGAAAGAAGAGTTGGAGTATTTCTTTCGCCAGCTTTATACGCTTGATATTCCGATGAAGGAGATAGAGGCAATGTATCGTGAGTTTATAAAAAAGCAGAAATAA
- a CDS encoding alpha-galactosidase — protein sequence MKNRFYILTVTALSLLYFSCTKTQVAHSENEKTLTPPIMGWSSWNAFRVDISEDIIKHQADLMAEKGLKDAGYHYINVDDGFFGKRDDNGMMQTNEKRFPNGMKPIADHIHGLGMKAGIYTDAGNNTCGSIWDNDAAGVGAGIYGHEPQDAQLYFGDWGFDFIKIDYCGGDVLGLEEKERYTSIRNSIDKVNKDVSVNICRWAFPGTWAKDVATSWRISGDINAHWGSLKYVVKKNLYLSAYAGNGHYNDMDMMVIGFRDDSKVGGKGLTPTEEEAHFGLWCIMSSPLLIGCNLESLPESSLELLTNKELIALNQDPLGLQAYVAQHENDGYVLVKDIEQKRGNVRAVALYNPSDTVCTFSVPFSSLEFDGNVKVRDLVKHDDLGSFSSNFEQTLPARSAMFLRMEGETRLEPTLYEAEWAYLPLFNDLGKNPKGIIYANDKEASGKMKVGFLGGQPENYAEWSEVYSGDGGRYNMTVYYSFGKGRQLEVDVNGIITKIDSLGEDETHNQISIPVELKAGYNTIRMGNSYNWAPDIDCFTLTKAL from the coding sequence ATGAAGAACAGATTCTACATTTTGACAGTGACAGCACTCTCTCTGCTGTACTTCAGTTGTACAAAGACTCAAGTGGCTCATTCTGAGAATGAGAAGACACTCACTCCGCCTATCATGGGATGGAGTTCCTGGAATGCTTTCCGAGTAGATATCAGCGAAGACATTATTAAACATCAGGCAGACCTTATGGCAGAAAAAGGCTTGAAGGACGCAGGCTACCACTACATCAATGTAGACGACGGCTTCTTCGGCAAACGGGATGACAACGGCATGATGCAGACAAATGAGAAACGTTTCCCGAATGGTATGAAACCGATAGCCGACCACATACACGGACTGGGAATGAAAGCCGGTATCTATACCGATGCAGGCAATAACACCTGCGGTTCTATTTGGGACAATGACGCAGCAGGAGTAGGCGCAGGCATCTACGGACACGAACCGCAAGACGCTCAGTTATACTTCGGTGACTGGGGATTCGACTTTATCAAAATAGACTATTGCGGCGGAGATGTACTGGGGCTGGAAGAGAAAGAACGCTATACCTCTATCCGCAACAGCATAGACAAGGTAAACAAAGACGTTTCCGTGAATATCTGCCGATGGGCTTTTCCCGGCACTTGGGCGAAAGATGTAGCTACTTCCTGGCGTATCAGCGGAGACATCAATGCACATTGGGGCTCATTGAAATATGTAGTCAAAAAGAATCTCTACCTATCCGCCTATGCCGGAAACGGACATTACAATGATATGGATATGATGGTAATCGGATTCCGTGACGACAGCAAAGTAGGCGGAAAAGGACTTACCCCGACGGAAGAAGAAGCGCATTTCGGTTTGTGGTGTATCATGAGCTCCCCTTTGCTTATCGGTTGCAATCTGGAGAGCCTGCCAGAATCTTCACTTGAATTGCTGACAAACAAAGAATTAATCGCACTCAATCAAGACCCGCTGGGATTGCAGGCTTATGTAGCGCAACATGAAAACGACGGCTATGTATTGGTGAAAGATATCGAACAGAAACGTGGCAATGTACGTGCAGTGGCATTATACAATCCTTCTGATACGGTATGCACTTTTTCCGTTCCATTCTCTTCTTTGGAATTTGACGGAAATGTGAAAGTACGTGACTTGGTAAAGCATGATGATCTCGGTAGCTTCTCCAGCAACTTTGAACAAACTCTGCCTGCCCGCAGCGCCATGTTCCTCCGCATGGAAGGTGAAACACGCCTGGAACCGACTCTGTATGAAGCTGAATGGGCATACTTACCTCTCTTCAATGACTTGGGTAAGAATCCTAAAGGTATTATTTATGCTAACGACAAGGAAGCATCCGGCAAAATGAAAGTGGGATTTCTCGGCGGACAACCGGAAAACTATGCTGAATGGAGCGAAGTGTACAGTGGAGACGGCGGACGCTACAACATGACTGTTTACTATTCATTCGGTAAAGGACGTCAGTTGGAAGTAGACGTCAACGGCATTATCACAAAAATCGATTCATTGGGAGAAGATGAAACACACAATCAAATCTCCATTCCCGTAGAATTGAAAGCAGGATATAATACAATCCGCATGGGAAACAGCTATAACTGGGCACCGGATATTGACTGCTTCACGCTGACCAAAGCTTTATAA
- a CDS encoding OmpA family protein codes for MKTKTVYISIMMFLGLMVCTQPYIQAQETVRKSETGSDYSETSENKAWEVGIGAAGLQMTRFGVVGFYKNAEGGYNVETSKKDALFGGQLYAARELNGHFYLDIQGEVQYARDPVYGGKESRWVGMAGLGLQWRLGEYFHSPYIDPFLRVGVNYMYKNFSIAYNGIEKFDGEDMNWNFTNDYNKDGADRKHLIPVSLGAGVNMWLNDRLGLGLQAEYLLMPYKQVANAWQGSVRLMWRIGGKSKKPKPEIQYMERTVEKIVEKPVVIEKVIEKTTPGRDLRKLFDDISFDFGKWTITAESMAVIDEIATLMKDNASRKFLITGCTDAKGSPEFNHKLSEKRATAVVDALVKKGVPATTLKSRGVGKKISYASETASNQIRRGDRKVIVEVITNMDYWNYIP; via the coding sequence ATGAAAACAAAAACTGTTTATATATCTATCATGATGTTTTTAGGGCTTATGGTATGTACACAACCGTATATCCAGGCCCAGGAAACGGTCCGGAAATCTGAAACCGGAAGTGATTATAGTGAAACGAGTGAAAACAAGGCATGGGAAGTAGGAATCGGGGCAGCCGGATTGCAAATGACCCGTTTTGGCGTAGTGGGATTTTACAAGAACGCCGAAGGAGGGTATAATGTGGAAACAAGCAAGAAGGACGCACTTTTCGGAGGACAGCTTTATGCCGCACGTGAATTGAATGGACATTTCTATCTGGATATACAGGGAGAAGTACAATATGCAAGAGACCCCGTATATGGGGGCAAAGAGTCCCGTTGGGTAGGAATGGCAGGACTGGGGCTGCAATGGAGGCTCGGTGAATATTTCCATTCACCTTATATCGATCCTTTCCTAAGGGTCGGTGTCAATTACATGTACAAGAATTTCTCGATAGCTTACAACGGAATTGAAAAATTCGATGGTGAGGATATGAACTGGAATTTCACCAACGACTACAACAAGGACGGTGCCGACAGGAAACACCTGATACCGGTCTCTCTGGGAGCCGGCGTGAATATGTGGCTCAATGACCGCCTTGGCCTCGGACTACAAGCTGAATATCTGCTCATGCCTTATAAGCAAGTGGCCAATGCCTGGCAAGGTAGCGTACGACTGATGTGGCGCATCGGAGGAAAGTCGAAAAAACCGAAGCCGGAGATTCAGTACATGGAAAGGACCGTGGAAAAAATCGTAGAAAAACCGGTTGTGATAGAAAAGGTGATAGAAAAGACTACCCCAGGCAGAGATTTGCGGAAATTGTTTGACGACATCTCATTCGACTTTGGCAAGTGGACAATCACAGCGGAATCCATGGCAGTGATCGATGAGATAGCAACGCTCATGAAAGACAATGCTTCACGCAAGTTCCTGATAACCGGTTGTACTGACGCGAAAGGATCACCTGAGTTCAACCACAAACTGTCTGAAAAGCGAGCAACAGCCGTGGTTGACGCACTGGTGAAGAAAGGAGTTCCGGCAACCACTTTAAAATCCAGAGGCGTAGGCAAGAAGATTTCTTACGCGTCGGAGACAGCCTCCAACCAAATAAGAAGAGGTGACCGGAAAGTTATAGTCGAGGTAATCACCAATATGGACTACTGGAATTATATACCATAA